From a single candidate division KSB1 bacterium genomic region:
- a CDS encoding class I SAM-dependent methyltransferase → MAFKDHFSKQAEDYARYRPRYPDELFAFLAGLVPEHDCAWDCGTGSGQAALALARHFARVIASDPSARQIAQARSHARVCYVMAEAEHIGIAAQAVDLITVAQALHWFQLDVFYAEVRRVLKPGGVLAVWCYDLLRLTPEIDALLDDFNRTVVGAFWPLERQWVGARFAELPFPFAELAVPAFEMSASWRLQDLLGYLGTWSATQRFIAARGFDPVTQLGERLALVWGNPADARHMRWPLFVRAGMLRH, encoded by the coding sequence ATGGCGTTCAAGGATCATTTTTCCAAACAAGCAGAAGATTATGCCAGATATCGCCCGCGCTACCCCGACGAGCTGTTTGCCTTTCTCGCGGGCCTGGTGCCGGAGCATGACTGTGCCTGGGATTGCGGCACCGGCAGCGGCCAAGCCGCGCTGGCACTCGCCCGACATTTTGCCCGCGTCATTGCCAGCGACCCCAGCGCCCGGCAAATCGCACAGGCGCGGTCACATGCGCGCGTTTGTTATGTCATGGCGGAAGCGGAACACATCGGCATCGCCGCGCAGGCGGTGGATTTGATCACCGTCGCGCAGGCGCTGCACTGGTTTCAACTGGACGTTTTTTATGCCGAAGTGCGGCGGGTTCTCAAACCCGGTGGTGTTCTGGCCGTCTGGTGTTATGATTTGCTCCGCCTCACGCCGGAAATCGATGCCCTGCTCGATGATTTCAATCGCACTGTTGTCGGTGCCTTCTGGCCGCTGGAACGCCAGTGGGTCGGTGCCCGTTTTGCCGAATTGCCGTTCCCCTTTGCCGAGCTTGCCGTGCCAGCCTTCGAGATGTCGGCATCCTGGCGCTTGCAGGATTTGCTCGGCTATCTCGGCACCTGGTCGGCAACGCAGCGGTTCATCGCGGCGCGGGGCTTCGATCCAGTCACGCAGTTGGGCGAGCGGCTCGCATTGGTTTGGGGCAATCCGGCGGACGCCAGGCATATGCGCTGGCCGTTGTTCGTGCGTGCTGGCATGCTCCGCCACTGA
- a CDS encoding peptidoglycan recognition protein family protein — MCAHWYSRFLTVALFGVVAGCGPAIKIIDRPIPFSAERVQLTRDYLAMHYGVTAADITITPRVIVLHWTAIDDFEKSFATFAPERLPASRPELRHAGEANVAIHFLVGQDGSIHRLMPENWMARHCIGLNYESIGVENVGGQDGVDNLTDAQVAANIKLVHYLVQKFPTLEYLIGHHEYLEFVGHPLWRERDPNYRTEKIDPGDRFMTAVRTGVAALNLKGVVEIRQEKQLPN, encoded by the coding sequence ATGTGTGCACACTGGTACAGCCGGTTTCTCACTGTCGCATTATTCGGCGTGGTCGCCGGTTGCGGGCCGGCAATCAAAATCATCGACCGACCCATTCCGTTTTCCGCCGAACGGGTGCAGCTCACACGCGACTATCTCGCCATGCACTATGGCGTGACGGCGGCGGATATCACGATTACACCGCGCGTGATTGTGCTGCACTGGACTGCGATCGATGACTTCGAAAAATCTTTTGCCACGTTCGCGCCGGAACGGCTGCCGGCCTCGCGTCCGGAACTGCGCCACGCCGGCGAAGCGAACGTCGCCATCCATTTTCTCGTCGGGCAGGACGGCAGCATCCACCGCCTCATGCCGGAAAACTGGATGGCGCGCCATTGCATTGGCTTGAATTACGAGTCGATCGGCGTGGAAAATGTCGGCGGCCAGGACGGGGTGGACAATCTCACCGACGCGCAGGTGGCGGCCAACATCAAACTGGTGCACTACCTGGTGCAGAAATTCCCCACCCTCGAGTATCTGATCGGCCATCATGAGTATCTGGAATTCGTCGGACATCCGCTGTGGCGCGAGCGCGACCCCAATTATCGCACGGAAAAGATCGACCCCGGCGACCGTTTCATGACCGCAGTGCGCACCGGCGTGGCCGCGCTCAACTTGAAAGGTGTCGTCGAAATTCGCCAGGAAAAACAATTACCGAACTGA
- a CDS encoding class I tRNA ligase family protein: MPERIVRQTVDEKRRALARMVRQWSVADFQRQLEQAGIYRAFVVYENGEFTLSHPQILAPVQAFFELSQDFSNHEAVFIGREDGIAMLFFAFVHDTRRGLAQGGLRFWRYDTLAEVLVDGLRLAQGMTRKNALAGLWWGGGKGIIPLPPDLRMPDDLPPGPARRRLFEAYGRFVASLGGVYYTAEDVGTKTADMDAILSQNRFTTCISTALGGSGNPSPFTAQGVLRGMQAAWRFLTGSDDLRGVRVAVQGAGNVGRPLIEMLDDLGAVVWVADVNQQAVQALKARRPRLHVVGPEEIFDLEADILAPCARGGVINAHTIPRLKVRLVCGAANNILLEERYDPERLWRRGITFVPDYVCNRMGITNCCDEWHGYLQDDIRIAAERVYPDTLRVLRHARNLFIPPTQAANELADVAASELHPILGHRGRRIIDHLLASNWSGAGRPRTHDTTRQIFDPPLDEPVRRVAWDKQGRFRGEQGRLAAAPISAVASPNLASFISPLLLDVRARAREMLTNQRPRRVLGTDHGGLALQLAIENSLPYEREEVGRPEFTAICRDFFNRNDAEIREQLQQLGIGFDPAGWLNPMSEAGRRAVERLFYSLKDAGLLVREKRWAYHCPRCQTVLVASDVSRARLKVDHHYSIRFRSKTGVLETKTHFPELVLGAVAVAVKASGPFGRFAGETASHPVSGAALPILGVDELAADAVFLVPAHNRNDEQIARLARLEERIVVFDEKGAVCIPGYEHLSLPEARRKVLEHIGAAATRIPGHEAIEAHRCRRCEAVVYQRCSEQLFVRVEAGAGHLRRGIETGAVHFSHPRWRERVLAHLDALEPWCISRQHWWGNEIPENPQEVFSTWFSLAAWSLQGAGWPAQPMPPPIEEVFVDPDLLLRWVVPSQIVAYAITGRPVFQHIHVHGSLQVSERVLLAVPGAAGDLPDEERFYFRRVHRPMRRSLGNVVQPRTLIRRFGADALRLGCLLCLESGFQEVVTASESKLRRGRKTVHLLLAKLTGLQQLLGDARPAGEARPADRWLIAQAETAAETVRKAYIVHHYAEAAVILSEMIEALGRYTNLVAARKQAGRDPGAAAATVAAVIACMATSFSPICPFLFEKVAAWSASHFAGAGPAPAVEPWMAELVRQIAQRRNDIDLLQTPLAKLADADRDELMKLTRGFLR; encoded by the coding sequence ATGCCCGAACGAATCGTCCGTCAAACAGTCGATGAAAAACGCCGCGCCCTGGCGCGCATGGTGCGCCAGTGGAGCGTGGCCGATTTTCAGCGCCAGTTGGAGCAGGCCGGCATCTATCGCGCATTTGTTGTGTATGAGAATGGGGAGTTCACGCTGTCGCATCCGCAGATTCTCGCGCCCGTGCAGGCGTTCTTTGAACTGTCCCAGGATTTCAGCAATCATGAGGCGGTTTTCATCGGCCGGGAGGACGGCATTGCCATGCTGTTCTTCGCGTTCGTGCACGACACCCGCCGCGGCCTGGCGCAGGGCGGATTGCGTTTCTGGCGTTACGACACTCTGGCCGAGGTGCTGGTTGATGGTCTGCGCCTGGCGCAGGGCATGACCCGCAAGAATGCGCTGGCCGGTTTGTGGTGGGGCGGCGGCAAGGGCATTATTCCACTGCCACCCGATCTCAGAATGCCGGATGATCTGCCGCCCGGCCCCGCGCGTCGCCGGCTGTTTGAAGCCTACGGCCGTTTCGTGGCCAGCCTGGGAGGCGTGTACTACACCGCGGAAGATGTCGGCACCAAGACCGCGGACATGGATGCCATACTCAGCCAGAATCGCTTCACCACCTGCATTTCGACCGCGCTCGGCGGCAGTGGCAATCCATCCCCGTTCACGGCGCAGGGCGTGCTGCGCGGCATGCAGGCGGCCTGGCGCTTTCTCACCGGCTCGGATGATTTGCGCGGCGTGCGCGTGGCTGTGCAGGGCGCCGGCAACGTCGGCCGGCCATTGATCGAAATGCTGGATGATTTGGGCGCGGTGGTGTGGGTCGCCGACGTCAATCAGCAGGCCGTTCAGGCATTGAAGGCCAGACGGCCACGCCTGCACGTGGTCGGACCGGAGGAAATTTTCGATCTCGAAGCGGATATTCTCGCACCCTGTGCGCGCGGCGGCGTGATCAACGCCCACACCATTCCACGGCTGAAAGTGCGGCTGGTCTGCGGTGCCGCCAACAACATTCTGCTGGAGGAACGCTACGATCCGGAGCGGCTCTGGCGCCGCGGGATCACTTTCGTGCCGGATTACGTGTGCAACCGCATGGGCATTACCAATTGCTGTGACGAATGGCACGGCTATTTGCAGGATGACATCCGCATTGCCGCCGAGCGCGTTTATCCCGACACCCTGCGCGTCCTGCGGCATGCCCGCAACCTGTTCATTCCGCCGACCCAGGCGGCCAATGAACTGGCCGATGTCGCCGCCAGCGAGTTGCATCCCATTCTGGGGCATCGCGGCCGCCGTATCATCGATCACTTGCTGGCGTCGAATTGGAGCGGCGCCGGGCGGCCGCGCACGCATGACACCACCCGGCAGATCTTCGATCCGCCACTGGATGAACCGGTGCGGCGGGTGGCATGGGACAAACAGGGGCGTTTTCGCGGGGAGCAGGGCCGTCTCGCCGCCGCGCCGATTTCGGCGGTGGCCAGCCCCAATTTGGCCTCGTTTATTTCACCACTGCTGCTCGATGTGCGGGCGCGCGCCCGCGAGATGCTCACCAACCAGCGGCCGCGTCGCGTGCTGGGCACCGATCACGGCGGCCTGGCGCTGCAGCTCGCCATTGAAAACTCGCTGCCATATGAGCGCGAGGAGGTGGGCCGGCCGGAATTCACCGCGATCTGCCGGGATTTTTTCAATCGCAATGATGCCGAGATTCGCGAACAATTGCAGCAGCTCGGCATCGGTTTCGATCCGGCCGGTTGGCTCAATCCCATGTCCGAAGCCGGCCGGCGTGCGGTGGAGCGCCTGTTTTACAGCCTGAAGGATGCGGGTTTGCTCGTGCGCGAGAAGCGTTGGGCCTACCATTGCCCGCGCTGTCAAACCGTGCTGGTGGCTTCGGATGTCAGTCGCGCCCGGCTCAAAGTCGATCATCATTACAGCATTCGCTTCCGCAGCAAAACCGGCGTGCTCGAGACCAAGACGCATTTTCCCGAGTTGGTTTTGGGCGCGGTGGCGGTGGCGGTGAAGGCCTCCGGCCCCTTCGGCCGTTTTGCCGGAGAGACGGCCTCGCATCCGGTGAGCGGCGCGGCCCTGCCGATTCTGGGAGTGGATGAGCTGGCCGCGGACGCCGTATTTCTGGTGCCCGCGCACAACCGCAACGATGAGCAAATCGCGCGCCTCGCCCGCCTGGAGGAGCGCATCGTGGTCTTTGATGAAAAGGGTGCGGTGTGCATTCCAGGTTATGAGCATCTCTCCCTGCCGGAGGCGCGGCGCAAGGTGCTGGAGCACATCGGCGCGGCTGCGACGCGGATTCCCGGACACGAGGCGATCGAGGCGCATCGCTGCCGGCGCTGTGAGGCCGTGGTCTACCAGCGCTGCTCCGAGCAGTTGTTCGTGCGCGTGGAGGCCGGCGCCGGCCATTTGCGTCGCGGCATTGAAACGGGTGCGGTGCATTTTTCCCATCCCCGCTGGCGGGAGCGCGTGCTCGCGCATCTGGACGCGCTGGAGCCCTGGTGCATTTCGCGGCAGCACTGGTGGGGCAACGAGATTCCTGAAAATCCGCAGGAAGTGTTTTCCACCTGGTTTTCACTGGCTGCCTGGTCGCTGCAGGGCGCAGGCTGGCCGGCACAACCCATGCCGCCACCCATCGAAGAAGTCTTCGTCGATCCGGATTTGTTGCTGCGCTGGGTGGTGCCGTCACAGATCGTGGCGTATGCGATCACCGGACGGCCGGTGTTCCAGCACATCCACGTGCACGGCAGCCTGCAGGTTTCCGAACGCGTGTTGCTCGCGGTCCCGGGCGCGGCCGGCGATTTGCCCGATGAGGAGCGTTTTTACTTTCGCAGAGTGCACCGGCCGATGCGCCGCAGTCTGGGGAATGTCGTGCAGCCCCGCACACTCATTCGCCGTTTCGGTGCGGATGCCCTTCGCCTGGGCTGCCTGCTCTGCCTGGAGAGCGGCTTTCAGGAGGTGGTCACGGCTTCGGAAAGCAAATTGCGTCGCGGCCGCAAGACGGTGCATTTGCTGCTGGCCAAACTGACGGGCTTGCAGCAATTGCTCGGCGACGCCAGGCCGGCGGGGGAAGCGCGGCCCGCCGACCGCTGGCTGATCGCGCAGGCGGAGACCGCGGCCGAAACGGTGCGCAAAGCCTATATCGTCCATCATTATGCCGAGGCGGCAGTGATTTTGAGCGAGATGATCGAAGCGTTGGGCCGCTATACCAATCTGGTCGCCGCGCGCAAGCAGGCGGGTCGGGATCCCGGTGCGGCGGCGGCAACCGTGGCTGCGGTGATTGCCTGCATGGCCACATCTTTCAGTCCGATCTGTCCGTTCCTGTTCGAAAAAGTCGCCGCCTGGAGCGCCAGCCATTTTGCCGGAGCGGGTCCTGCGCCGGCAGTGGAACCGTGGATGGCGGAACTGGTGCGGCAGATCGCGCAACGCCGCAATGATATCGATCTGCTGCAAACGCCATTGGCAAAGCTCGCCGACGCCGATCGCGATGAACTCATGAAGCTCACCAGGGGCTTTTTGCGTTGA
- a CDS encoding valine--tRNA ligase — protein MPFSEYFDHKTCEPELYRRWEESGCFIADRDSSKPAFTIAMPPPNATGTLHLGHAIMLALEDLMIRWRRMSGDEALWVPGTDHAAIATENVVIKMLQKEGIADPRKTLGREELVRRIIGYVADAQATIRAQIRAMGASCDWSRERYTMDAALSRCVTAVFSRMFRDGLIYRGPRIVNWDPALQTTVSDDEIDHVEREAKFYTMHYGPFLVGTSRPETKLGDTAVAVHPDDPRWQAYIGRTIEVPWPKGPTITVKVVADAEFVDPATGTGALGVTPAHSQVDFEIARKHGLPLIQVIGEDGRMTEAAGPYAGMTVLECREAFVRDLEAAGLMAKIETYTQPISICHRSKQPIEPLPKNQWFIDVNKPAVPWRGKLLSLKQVMRSVVESGEIRIVPEHEEKKYFHWIDNLRDWCISRQIWWGHRIPAWYRGPEEFYVGHRPPQEEGWVQDPDTLDTWFSSALWTWSTLVDPKVAADPQRDLKQILAASPDFQRFHPTSVMETGWDILFFWVARMILMTTYVTGQVPFRVVYLHGMVLDKDGEKMSKTKPETSIDPLDVIREDGADALRLAMVLSSSAGRDTRLAKEQITACKRLVNKIWNAAKLVERTLANAPATAATPVNVEHPVNRWMLMRLKTLISIVNHRLAVYAFNDAAEHIRASFWGEFCDFYLEAIKLESLKQRDETAAVLRHTFDCYLRLFHPLIPFVTEQIWQELGRPGFLVRARWPEIVAAHDWPAEVEGVDAVVRLLTEIRRIRSEKEIPPTARVDVLIQPRQQAHIFAACREIIARLARTTEPVIENTPQTSATALRNAVVAVDAAFTVAVSLSQADLAVERNRLTRQLETEQQRLARLEQKLKDERFLQQARPEFIQSTRAEAARIGATIDSLRERLASLS, from the coding sequence ATGCCTTTCTCGGAATACTTCGACCATAAGACCTGTGAGCCGGAGCTATACCGCCGCTGGGAGGAAAGCGGCTGCTTCATCGCTGACCGGGACTCCAGCAAGCCGGCCTTCACCATCGCGATGCCGCCCCCCAATGCCACGGGCACGCTGCATCTCGGCCACGCCATCATGCTCGCTCTCGAAGACCTGATGATCCGCTGGCGCCGCATGTCCGGCGATGAGGCGCTGTGGGTGCCGGGAACGGATCATGCCGCCATCGCCACGGAAAATGTGGTCATCAAGATGCTGCAGAAGGAAGGTATCGCCGACCCGCGCAAGACGCTCGGCCGCGAAGAGCTGGTGCGGCGCATCATCGGCTACGTCGCCGACGCGCAAGCCACCATCCGTGCGCAGATTCGTGCCATGGGCGCGAGCTGCGACTGGTCGCGCGAGCGCTACACCATGGATGCCGCGTTGTCGCGCTGTGTCACCGCGGTGTTCAGCCGCATGTTTCGCGATGGTTTAATCTATCGCGGCCCGCGCATTGTCAACTGGGACCCGGCACTGCAAACCACGGTATCGGACGATGAAATCGATCACGTCGAGCGGGAGGCAAAATTTTACACCATGCACTACGGCCCCTTTTTGGTGGGCACCAGCCGGCCGGAAACCAAACTCGGTGATACCGCGGTCGCGGTGCATCCCGATGACCCGCGCTGGCAGGCCTACATCGGCCGGACCATCGAAGTGCCCTGGCCCAAAGGGCCCACCATCACCGTCAAGGTCGTGGCGGATGCGGAGTTCGTCGACCCCGCCACCGGCACCGGCGCGCTGGGTGTCACTCCCGCCCACAGTCAGGTCGATTTCGAGATTGCACGCAAACACGGCCTGCCGCTGATTCAGGTGATCGGCGAGGACGGCCGCATGACCGAAGCCGCCGGGCCCTATGCCGGCATGACCGTGCTGGAATGCCGCGAAGCCTTCGTGCGCGATCTCGAGGCCGCCGGGTTGATGGCGAAGATCGAAACCTATACCCAGCCGATCTCAATCTGTCATCGCTCCAAGCAGCCCATCGAGCCTTTACCGAAAAATCAGTGGTTCATCGATGTCAACAAGCCGGCGGTGCCGTGGCGTGGCAAATTGCTCAGCCTCAAACAGGTGATGCGATCGGTGGTGGAATCCGGCGAGATTCGCATCGTGCCGGAGCACGAAGAAAAGAAATATTTCCACTGGATCGACAATCTGCGCGACTGGTGCATCTCACGGCAGATCTGGTGGGGCCACCGCATCCCCGCCTGGTATCGCGGACCGGAAGAGTTCTATGTCGGCCATCGCCCGCCGCAGGAGGAAGGCTGGGTGCAGGATCCCGACACGCTCGACACCTGGTTCTCTTCGGCTTTGTGGACGTGGAGCACGCTGGTCGATCCCAAAGTCGCCGCCGATCCGCAGCGCGATCTCAAACAGATACTCGCCGCCAGTCCGGATTTCCAGCGTTTCCATCCCACCTCGGTGATGGAAACCGGCTGGGACATTCTGTTCTTTTGGGTGGCGCGCATGATCTTGATGACCACCTACGTCACCGGCCAGGTGCCCTTTCGAGTGGTTTATTTGCACGGCATGGTGCTGGACAAGGACGGCGAGAAAATGTCGAAGACCAAGCCGGAGACCAGCATCGATCCCCTCGATGTGATTCGCGAAGACGGCGCCGACGCGCTGCGGCTGGCGATGGTGTTGAGCAGTTCCGCCGGCCGGGACACGCGCCTGGCGAAGGAGCAGATCACCGCCTGCAAACGGCTGGTCAACAAAATCTGGAATGCCGCCAAGCTGGTGGAGCGCACGCTGGCAAACGCACCGGCAACCGCGGCAACACCCGTGAACGTGGAACATCCCGTGAACCGCTGGATGTTGATGCGGCTGAAGACGTTGATCAGCATCGTCAATCATCGTCTCGCGGTCTATGCCTTCAACGATGCCGCCGAACACATCCGCGCCTCGTTTTGGGGCGAGTTTTGTGACTTTTATCTCGAAGCGATCAAACTCGAGTCGCTCAAACAGCGCGACGAGACCGCCGCGGTGCTGCGCCACACCTTCGATTGTTATTTGCGGCTGTTTCATCCCCTCATTCCCTTTGTGACCGAGCAGATCTGGCAGGAACTCGGGCGGCCGGGCTTTCTGGTGCGCGCCAGGTGGCCGGAAATTGTGGCGGCCCATGACTGGCCGGCGGAGGTGGAAGGCGTCGATGCGGTGGTGCGTTTGCTCACGGAAATTCGCCGTATCCGCTCGGAAAAGGAAATCCCGCCCACCGCCAGGGTCGACGTCCTGATTCAGCCGCGTCAACAGGCGCACATCTTCGCCGCCTGCCGCGAGATCATTGCCCGCCTGGCCCGCACCACCGAACCGGTGATCGAGAACACGCCGCAGACCTCGGCCACCGCGCTGCGCAATGCCGTGGTGGCAGTGGATGCCGCGTTCACGGTGGCGGTCAGCCTGAGCCAGGCCGACCTCGCAGTGGAACGCAACCGCCTGACCCGGCAGCTCGAAACCGAGCAGCAGCGCCTGGCCCGCCTCGAACAGAAACTGAAGGATGAACGCTTCCTGCAGCAGGCCAGGCCCGAGTTCATTCAATCGACCAGGGCCGAAGCTGCCAGGATTGGCGCCACCATTGACTCGCTGCGGGAAAGACTGGCCTCGCTGTCCTGA
- a CDS encoding bifunctional oligoribonuclease/PAP phosphatase NrnA has protein sequence MIATNELQQIKSLIDSNHRFLLTTHVNPDGDGIGSEIALATHLRHLGKQVLILNHSETPDNCEFLDPLGDIQLYRRELHEQSVRECDVAFILDISDWKRLRDLGELLRTLTLPKVCIDHHPVSQPFADLDVIYPLASSTGELVYRLLTHLGANLRGRIAEALYTAVMTDTGSFRYSNTSPEAHRVAAELLLAGVNPHQIYQNVYENQPPHKMRLLAYILNNLEYEKDGRLVWFVVSQETMKATNTTPLDTEGFADFPRTIRGVEICIMFLETKDGRAKISFRSKGRIVINGLANQFGGGGHPFAAGALVDGPLKDVIPQVIEEAKALF, from the coding sequence ATGATTGCGACCAACGAATTGCAGCAAATCAAATCTCTCATTGATTCGAACCACCGCTTCCTGCTCACCACCCACGTCAATCCCGATGGTGACGGCATCGGTTCGGAAATTGCGCTGGCCACTCATCTGCGCCATCTCGGCAAGCAGGTGTTGATTCTCAACCACAGCGAGACGCCTGACAATTGCGAATTTCTCGATCCGCTGGGCGACATTCAACTCTACCGGCGCGAGCTGCACGAGCAAAGCGTGCGGGAATGTGACGTGGCTTTCATTCTCGACATCAGCGACTGGAAGCGCCTGCGCGATCTGGGTGAGCTGCTGCGCACGCTCACGCTGCCGAAAGTGTGCATCGATCACCATCCGGTCAGCCAGCCTTTTGCCGATCTCGATGTCATCTACCCGCTGGCCTCCTCCACCGGTGAGTTGGTTTACCGGCTGCTGACGCATCTCGGGGCCAACCTGCGCGGCCGCATTGCCGAGGCGCTCTACACGGCGGTGATGACCGACACCGGGTCCTTCCGCTATTCCAACACCTCGCCGGAGGCACACCGGGTGGCGGCGGAGTTGCTGCTGGCCGGTGTCAATCCGCATCAAATCTATCAAAATGTTTATGAGAATCAGCCACCGCACAAGATGCGGCTGCTCGCCTACATTCTCAACAATCTCGAGTATGAAAAGGACGGCCGGCTGGTGTGGTTCGTGGTCAGCCAGGAGACCATGAAAGCCACCAACACCACGCCGCTCGACACCGAAGGCTTCGCCGATTTCCCGCGCACCATCCGCGGCGTGGAAATCTGCATCATGTTTCTGGAAACGAAGGACGGCAGGGCCAAGATCAGTTTTCGCTCGAAGGGCCGCATCGTCATCAACGGCCTGGCCAATCAGTTCGGCGGCGGCGGCCACCCCTTTGCCGCCGGCGCGCTGGTGGACGGCCCGCTGAAGGACGTGATCCCGCAGGTGATCGAAGAAGCCAAGGCGTTGTTCTGA
- a CDS encoding T9SS type A sorting domain-containing protein, with translation MNLPGAFELRQNNPNPFARFTRFRFRLRQPENVRLELLDLTGRRLRLLLAGKRAAGEHEAMWNGRDEQGILLPCGIYFYRLTTDRGQMTRKMIVY, from the coding sequence ATGAATCTGCCCGGCGCTTTTGAGCTGCGGCAGAATAACCCCAATCCCTTTGCACGGTTCACGCGCTTCCGCTTTCGCCTGCGGCAGCCGGAAAATGTGCGGCTGGAGCTGCTCGATCTCACCGGCCGGCGCCTTCGCCTGCTGTTGGCGGGAAAAAGAGCGGCGGGGGAACATGAAGCGATGTGGAACGGCCGCGATGAGCAGGGCATATTGCTGCCGTGCGGAATCTATTTTTATCGCCTGACCACCGACCGCGGGCAGATGACCCGCAAGATGATCGTGTACTGA